AGCCACTTTCCTCGCATTCAAGACGTAAATATGGGATTGGATGCCTGGCTCATATCCTTGAAGTTGTTCTCTAAGATAATGAGCAAGGTGCCAGCCAAGATTTGAAGTAGCTTCCATTCCAACCTTAACTTGATTTAGCTGCCCTTTTTCCGCTGTAACCAACATTTTTTTAATCAGGGTGTCTGCCCCGTTTTGATCGTTGGTCACAGAAAAACTGGCCAAAGAAATTCCATCTCCATCCATGAATTGTACATGGTGGGATTTTAAGCTTACGT
The genomic region above belongs to Pueribacillus theae and contains:
- a CDS encoding IS110 family transposase codes for the protein MSQMLVGIDVSLKSHHVQFMDGDGISLASFSVTNDQNGADTLIKKMLVTAEKGQLNQVKVGMEATSNLGWHLAHYLREQLQGYEPGIQSHIYVLNARKVARFKKGYDSLVKNDRIDAWVIADHLRFGRLPIEMKESIQYEALQRLTRTRFHLMKNIARDKTYFLNQVFLKFSGLRQDNP